One Klebsiella electrica genomic window, GTTCGAGATTGTATTTATCCCAGTCGAAGATCACCCCGCACAGACGGGCATTGTTTTCGATCAGTTTCAGTAAATCTTCGCGGTCGTTCGGATAGACAATACGGAAGTCCAGGCGTTCAAGGGCGCGATGCAGTTCACGGATGGGTTCTTCTTTGAAGTAGACACCCATGTGATTCATGATTGCGATAACGTTCATAGTCAAATCTCCAGATAAAGAAAGCCCCTCCCGCCACGTTGTGACAGGTGATGGAAGGAGCCTCAGGAATAGGGTTGCTGATTAATGCGCGCTGGCGGTGTTGCTATCAGCGGAGTTGTCGTTGTTCTGACGCTGGTGCATTTTGCGGCCGTAGAACATCAGGATAATCAGGCTGACGATAAAGGTACCGGCCAGTTCGAAGGAGCTTGCTCCCATCAGGGCGATGAAGCAGAACGCGCAGCCCAGTACGGAGCAAATCAGGCTGACGAAGTTGCGTACATTGATGCCTTCGAAGCGAATCAGGTCAACACAGGAGTAGAAGTAAGGCAGCATGGTCAGCAGGACGGCGATACCGGTCAATTCACCGAACAGGTCGGAAGCTTTACCGCCGGTGGAGTTCATCAGGGTAATCAGCACCATCAGCGCAGTCATTTTCACCGCAGCCAGCAGCAGACCTTTTTTCGGAATACCGTTGTTATCCACTTCACCGTACACTTTCGGGAAGTTACCGTCGTTAGCGGCACGTACGCCGGCCTGGCCCACCAGCATCATCCAGGAGCCGAGAGACGTCAGGCAGGCAAAGGCGGTGAAGGCCGACACTACCGGCGCAGCCCAGCCGCCGAGAATGGTCGAGGCGCTGATCGCGAACGGCGCACCGGAGGCGGCCATCTGCGAGGCAGGATACATACCGGCGATAACCTGCGTCGCGGCGATGTAGACGATACCGGCCATCGCGGTGCCCAACATGGTAGCCAACGGCACGGTACGTTGCGGGTTTTTCACCATCCCGGTACTGACGGCGGCGGATTCTACCCCGACGAAGGCCCACAGGCAGAGCAGGATACTTTTGATGACCGCGTGGCTGTCCGTGGTTCTGGAGGTGTTCCAGTTCGCCTGATAGGTTGCGGCATCAAACCAGTGCCAGCCGACCACTGCGGTCATGACGACCGGAATAAGCACCAGCACCAGGCCAATCGTCGTCAGACGGCTAACCCAGGTCCCGCCGAGCATATTCACGAAGGTAAATATCCATACGATGGCAATACAGGCAATGCCTGCCGGCACCGGGTTATTTAAAATTGGGAAGAACGTTGATAAATAAGAGACGGCGGTAATCCCGATGGCCAGATTACCGATCCAGTTGGCGTGATAATAAAGGACACCGGTCTGGAAACCGAACGCCGGAGATAGTTCACCCGCGTAGGCAATAGGGCCACCCTGCTGCGGATTTTTGGTCGCCAGCCGGGCATAA contains:
- the cadB gene encoding cadaverine/lysine antiporter, which translates into the protein MSSAKKIGLFACTGVVAGNMMGSGIALLPANLASIGGIAIWGWVISIIGAMSLAYVYARLATKNPQQGGPIAYAGELSPAFGFQTGVLYYHANWIGNLAIGITAVSYLSTFFPILNNPVPAGIACIAIVWIFTFVNMLGGTWVSRLTTIGLVLVLIPVVMTAVVGWHWFDAATYQANWNTSRTTDSHAVIKSILLCLWAFVGVESAAVSTGMVKNPQRTVPLATMLGTAMAGIVYIAATQVIAGMYPASQMAASGAPFAISASTILGGWAAPVVSAFTAFACLTSLGSWMMLVGQAGVRAANDGNFPKVYGEVDNNGIPKKGLLLAAVKMTALMVLITLMNSTGGKASDLFGELTGIAVLLTMLPYFYSCVDLIRFEGINVRNFVSLICSVLGCAFCFIALMGASSFELAGTFIVSLIILMFYGRKMHQRQNNDNSADSNTASAH